In Hemitrygon akajei chromosome 9, sHemAka1.3, whole genome shotgun sequence, the following are encoded in one genomic region:
- the LOC140733289 gene encoding nuclear receptor subfamily 0 group B member 2-like isoform X1, protein MACVSQSVSLDKCSCGQGSHSSILYSILNKDYPKESSCCHCQHHHHSSAPGCSCEFRKKVVLKTPEATCRLASEVLLKTLTFIKNLPSFCQLPEKDQVLLMQNCWAPLFVLGLAQERVDFEVVEAVAPSLLRRILLNQKAMDGLDQEADLNTPTLEEVQRIKLFLVKFWSMDISTKEYAYLKGITLFNPDVSSLTTPNYILALQLEAQHTLNEFIGMTHDGDQTRFAQMLLTLSTLRTVSTTSVTELFFRPVLGKVNMNELLMEMFYAKLN, encoded by the exons ATGGCTTGTGTATCCCAATCAGTGAGTCTTGATAAATGTTCTTGTGGACAGGGCTCACACAGCAGCATTCTTTACAGTATTCTCAACAAAGATTATCCAAAGGAATCAAGCTGCTGTCACTGTCAGCATCACCACCACTCCTCAGCCCCTGGGTGCTCCTGCGAGTTCAGAAAAAAAGTTGTTCTAAAAACACCAGAAGCCACTTGCAGACTGGCCTCAGAGGTGCTGCTCAAAACGCTGACTTTCATTAAAAACTTGCCATCTTTTTGCCAGCTGCCTGAGAAAGATCAGGTCCTGCTGATGCAGAATTGCTGGGCTCCCCTCTTTGTCCTAGGCTTAGCTCAGGAGCGAGTAGACTTTGAGGTGGTTGAAGCTGTGGCTCCCAGCTTGCTGAGAAGGATTCTTCTAAATCAGAAAGCAATGGATGGTCTGGATCAGGAGGcggacctgaacaccccaactcTAGAAGAAGTTCAAAGAATTAAGTTATTTCTTGTGAAGTTCTGGAGCATGGATATCAGCACCAAAGAGTATGCATATCTCAAAGGCATCACTCTTTTCAATCCAG ATGTTTCTAGTTTAACAACACCTAATTATATACTGGCCTTACAGCTAGAAGCCCAGCACACGTTGAACGAATTCATTGGCATGACGCACGATGGAGATCAGACGAGGTTTGCCCAGATGCTCTTGACTCTCTCCACTCTCAGAACAGTCAGCACTACTTCTGTCACAGAACTATTTTTCAGACCAGTCCTGGGTAAAGTGAATATGAATGAGCTGCTCATGGAAATGTTCTATGCAAAGCTGAATTAA
- the LOC140733289 gene encoding nuclear receptor subfamily 0 group B member 2-like isoform X2 — protein sequence MACVSQSVSLDKCSCGQGSHSSILYSILNKDYPKESSCCHCQHHHHSSAPGCSCEFRKKVVLKTPEATCRLASEVLLKTLTFIKNLPSFCQLPEKDQVLLMQNCWAPLFVLGLAQERVDFEVVEAVAPSLLRRILLNQKAMDGLDQEADLNTPTLEEVQRIKLFLVKFWSMDISTKEYAYLKGITLFNPARSPAHVERIHWHDARWRSDEVCPDALDSLHSQNSQHYFCHRTIFQTSPG from the exons ATGGCTTGTGTATCCCAATCAGTGAGTCTTGATAAATGTTCTTGTGGACAGGGCTCACACAGCAGCATTCTTTACAGTATTCTCAACAAAGATTATCCAAAGGAATCAAGCTGCTGTCACTGTCAGCATCACCACCACTCCTCAGCCCCTGGGTGCTCCTGCGAGTTCAGAAAAAAAGTTGTTCTAAAAACACCAGAAGCCACTTGCAGACTGGCCTCAGAGGTGCTGCTCAAAACGCTGACTTTCATTAAAAACTTGCCATCTTTTTGCCAGCTGCCTGAGAAAGATCAGGTCCTGCTGATGCAGAATTGCTGGGCTCCCCTCTTTGTCCTAGGCTTAGCTCAGGAGCGAGTAGACTTTGAGGTGGTTGAAGCTGTGGCTCCCAGCTTGCTGAGAAGGATTCTTCTAAATCAGAAAGCAATGGATGGTCTGGATCAGGAGGcggacctgaacaccccaactcTAGAAGAAGTTCAAAGAATTAAGTTATTTCTTGTGAAGTTCTGGAGCATGGATATCAGCACCAAAGAGTATGCATATCTCAAAGGCATCACTCTTTTCAATCCAG CTAGAAGCCCAGCACACGTTGAACGAATTCATTGGCATGACGCACGATGGAGATCAGACGAGGTTTGCCCAGATGCTCTTGACTCTCTCCACTCTCAGAACAGTCAGCACTACTTCTGTCACAGAACTATTTTTCAGACCAGTCCTGGGTAA